A genome region from Gloeothece verrucosa PCC 7822 includes the following:
- a CDS encoding tyrosine-type recombinase/integrase, translating into MTQQRLTRASTDQEIIVLWLAGKSKTTVKTYVCHVKQFIDFMNQPLAEITLDDLVLWVNRLNLTYTPPTVANKILCIKSLFSFCVKVGYLSFNIGALIKPPKTRDKRAEKILDQGDVKRLIEQATPGRDRVLLCLIYTTGLRVSEAVNLTWSDLKGNKLAVYGKGSKLRFIIVPDWLLEQLQTLPKISEFIFATSTGKPIDRIFTHRMIKKCAEKAGIDPKTSAHWLRHSHASHAINNGCNVRLLQESLGHSKLETTEKYLHINPNSGSSQFITF; encoded by the coding sequence ATGACACAACAGAGACTAACTCGCGCCTCAACCGACCAAGAGATTATTGTCCTATGGTTAGCTGGCAAGTCTAAAACGACGGTAAAGACCTATGTCTGCCATGTTAAACAGTTCATAGATTTTATGAATCAACCTTTAGCTGAGATTACTTTAGATGACCTTGTTTTATGGGTCAATCGGCTTAATTTAACCTACACTCCCCCAACTGTAGCTAATAAAATATTGTGTATCAAATCTCTATTTAGTTTCTGTGTCAAAGTAGGCTATTTAAGCTTTAACATAGGGGCATTAATTAAACCCCCTAAAACCAGAGATAAACGAGCCGAAAAAATTTTAGACCAAGGGGATGTTAAGCGATTGATTGAACAGGCAACACCGGGGCGTGATCGAGTTCTACTATGCCTCATTTATACCACTGGCTTGAGAGTGTCAGAAGCGGTTAACTTAACATGGAGTGACTTAAAAGGAAATAAGCTTGCTGTCTATGGAAAGGGAAGTAAATTAAGATTTATAATTGTCCCTGATTGGCTGTTAGAACAACTTCAAACTTTACCTAAAATATCAGAGTTTATTTTTGCTACATCAACAGGTAAACCTATAGATAGAATCTTTACCCATCGAATGATTAAGAAGTGTGCAGAAAAGGCAGGAATAGACCCCAAAACCTCAGCGCATTGGTTAAGGCATAGCCATGCTAGTCATGCTATTAATAACGGCTGTAATGTTCGATTATTACAGGAAAGTTTAGGACACAGCAAACTAGAGACTACTGAAAAATATTTACATATCAATCCTAATAGCGGTTCTAGTCAGTTCATTACTTTTTAG